The genome window TATATCCTTAGATGACACATCATCAAAGCCGTAGTAAGGCACTCCTACCTTTTCAGCGAGCTTTTTGAGTTGAAGCATTGCGGCAGGTCTCCTCACATCAGACGAAGAAACAGCCACTTTAAAGCCCTGATTTTTTAAGAAGTGTGCGAGTTTACCTATGGTGGTAGTTTTTCCTGTACCCTGCAAGCCTACAAAAAGCACAGTCCCTTTTTTGATATCAGACTTTTCACCGCCGAGTATATTTGTCAGCTCCTCATATACTGTAAGTATAATGCTGTCAACGGGCGAGAGATTGTTTTTGATATCTTCGGTGAGAACTCGCTCCCTGACCCTCTTTAGAAAAGCTTTTACCACATCATAGTCTACATCGGCTTCAAGTAAAGCCATCCTTATATCCCTGAGCGCATCGTTAACTTGTTTTTCTGTAAGCTTTCTTGCACCTTTTAATCTTGATATACTCTTACTAAACTTCTCAGTAAGCAACTCAAGCATGATATTAAATTATATTTCAGAAATTGTACTCTATGTACTTTTCCGCTTCCATAGCGGCTATACATCCTTCCCCTACTGCAACCGCCACCTGACCTGTTGAACCGCTTCTGCAATCTCCAGCTGCAAAAACGCCTTCAAGATTCGTTCTCATTCTTTCATCGGTAAGTATGTATCCCCTCTCGTCAAGTTTGAGGATGTCTCTCAAAAAGCCTGTGTTGGGTTCCAAACCTATGAATATGAATACACCCTCTACAGGAAGCTCTGACAAATCACCCGTTTTTGTATTTTTCAATATCAACCTTTCAACGAAATCGCTCCCTTTTATTTCTTCAACAACGTTGTTTGGAATAAATTTTATCTTCGGATTTGAGAATACCTTCTCCTGAAGGTGCTTTTGAGCCCTCAACTGGTCCCTCCTGTGAATGAGATAAACTACACTCCCAAACCTTGTAAGAAAAAGTGCTTCCTGTGTGGCTGAATCCCCACCGCCGATAACCGCTATGGGTGAACCCTCAAAAAGCGCTCCATCACATGTAGCACAGTAAGACACACCCCTATTTAAAAACTCGCTTTCTCCAGGAACACCTAACTTCCTTGGGTTTGATCCAGATGCTACGATCAGGGTTTTTGTTCTCAGTATTTGACCGTTTCTGAGGTGCAGAATTACCTCTCTACCGCTCTTTTCCACTTTGACCACTTCTCCCTTTACCACCTTAAGTCCAAACCTCTCAGCCTGTTCCTTGAATCTCAAGGAAAGCTCTTTACCGCTTATACCCTCAGGAAAACCCGGATAATTTTCAACGAGATCGGTTATAGCAATCTGCCCTCCTATGGTTCCCTTTTCAAAGAGGAGTGTGTTCATCTTGGCTCTGGCAGCATAGAGACCTGCGGTAAGCCCTGCAGGTCCACCACCCACTATGATACAATCGTAAAGCGTATCTTCAGAAATTTCCACCATCACAGATGGCTGAGTATCATCTGCCTGAGAGCTTCTTTAGGTTGTACACCTATTCTCGTGTCGGCTACTTCCCCCTTAGAGAAAAGCATTATTGTAGGTATAGCTCTTATACCGTATTGCATGGCTATGTTAGGATTTTCGTCAGTATTTAGCTTACCGAACTTCACCTTATCACCAAGTTCTACGGCAAGTTCTTCTATGATAGGTGCTATGATCCTGCATGGACCACACCAAGGTGCCCAAAAATCCACCACTACAGGTCTGTCCGAATTTATCACTTCCGTATGCCAGTTGCTTTCAGTGAGGACTATCACACTTCCTGCCATTTTCAAACCTCCTTACTCAAAATTTTGTAGATTTCTAACACCCTTTCATCCTTGATGTAGTAGCAAACTATGGAGCCATCCCTCTTGCAACCTACTATACCTTTATTTCTCAAAATACCAAGATGTTGGGAAACGTTAGGCTGGGAGGTGTGCAGAAGCTCGCTGAGGTTTTTTACACACTGTTTGCCTTCAATGAGAACCGATATGATTCTAAGCCTGATGGGATGCGCCAAGGCTTTAAGAAACTCTGCCCATGCCTCTAACTTCTCTTCAGAAGCGACTTCCACCATCTTATCACCTCATATGCTAATATTCTACCATAACACAATAAGAATATCAATTGTTTTTTAAAATTTAGACTGCCTTTTATAATATTCAAGTGTTAAGGATAATCCTTTCTTTGATGGTAAGTGCTTCCTTTGCCTTATCTGTGGAGATATTTTCGGATTATCTTGAAAGACTCCCTGACAGAACTATAGTTGCAAAAGGTCACGT of Hydrogenobacter sp. contains these proteins:
- the trxB gene encoding thioredoxin-disulfide reductase is translated as MVEISEDTLYDCIIVGGGPAGLTAGLYAARAKMNTLLFEKGTIGGQIAITDLVENYPGFPEGISGKELSLRFKEQAERFGLKVVKGEVVKVEKSGREVILHLRNGQILRTKTLIVASGSNPRKLGVPGESEFLNRGVSYCATCDGALFEGSPIAVIGGGDSATQEALFLTRFGSVVYLIHRRDQLRAQKHLQEKVFSNPKIKFIPNNVVEEIKGSDFVERLILKNTKTGDLSELPVEGVFIFIGLEPNTGFLRDILKLDERGYILTDERMRTNLEGVFAAGDCRSGSTGQVAVAVGEGCIAAMEAEKYIEYNF
- the trxA gene encoding thioredoxin produces the protein MAGSVIVLTESNWHTEVINSDRPVVVDFWAPWCGPCRIIAPIIEELAVELGDKVKFGKLNTDENPNIAMQYGIRAIPTIMLFSKGEVADTRIGVQPKEALRQMILSHL
- a CDS encoding metalloregulator ArsR/SmtB family transcription factor, with translation MVEVASEEKLEAWAEFLKALAHPIRLRIISVLIEGKQCVKNLSELLHTSQPNVSQHLGILRNKGIVGCKRDGSIVCYYIKDERVLEIYKILSKEV